A window of Erpetoichthys calabaricus chromosome 12, fErpCal1.3, whole genome shotgun sequence contains these coding sequences:
- the srrm2 gene encoding serine/arginine repetitive matrix protein 2 isoform X3, whose translation MYNGIGLATPRGSGTNGYVQRNLSSLRPKRSRQDTRASEDLEKLESLLIRAPNRDILEHERKRKVELKCAELQDMMEEQGYSPEEIEEKVATFRLMLQEKEEPLVEEPAPGERPTATETHQMAAANQVKNDRLREAFGIGQDYVDGSSFDPARRAREREKREEEKSKQYSIIPEESESSPSPERSKKKKGSGERKGKDSSESCSPSPRKSKKTSRKKKKQRSSSEHKHKKHRSRSQSTKKRSKDEKEKKKRGRSESPASSKQHRRRKRRSSSSSSSSSSSSSSSSSSSSSSSSSHHSKSPARLEEKRSRQSVSPQRGRKARNHENGSPAASDSREASPDRRDRRGIKDNAKHKTGSPSIRSGRNERGDQKAGSPNHRRGTPERDSRASRGGYSEKSSLRHDRGSSPKYRRGNSTEKRERSPRNRRGSPVRSNRRSAERSTRGDRRGSPERSARRASPERSTRGDRRGSLERSTRGDRRGSPERFTRGDRRGSPERSTRGDRRGTPERSTRGNRRSSPRGDRRGSPERSTRGERRGSQERTYRRDRSGSRDSDRKSSPEKTRRANRQDSPGRSDRISSLDRSNRATRNEKRSSAERERGDRVSPGKSGVKEKLGMPDRDVKKSSLERTDRKCGYDGSPHLSDKCLDQEKRRSSVSSPSPSRSPKTSDRSPVHNKMVDNASSVLVKEKDEQVAQTNSPSEEVSSYSLPEISSTASRNSEPLEEGEIGADEEMEQEEPTSTTAGVGKPLGATPDLNGHKQENQENACQSAADGKENGDTFSSVSKWSNSKSPEAQSTVNTATEMAAEHAADVTVENGSLAHMQDRDSEKVAKVEVNSTKKKSGSSSSSSSGSSSSSSGSSSSSSDSSSESSSSSSNSSSDDDSSSSSDSEGDSSSSSSSSSSSSSSATEKKKKVAKKKNSSDSAGDKKGLLLTSPDQADAYKTVQRKDDEQSKVVHPNVEQNVKASDETLVDSTCVLAQKWEVPLPAAVDPTRSKEDGVAIGTSHVQTVSQSVRTDKDQCLVSKSSPLDPERMSKILPAELEKTLPNVSNSVSPKQKAPSPTSSAYSSDEETNCIPLESIAGGQREGASRPSTRYSPSRRSDSSSSPPAADRSESLTKDRNVLDTRWDSSASTHKATSASRSGERYSPTQHSTTSSSSSSPSPLRERSQVPSDNHSRSSLSSRGKQSPKTVPRSNEKYSPTMREDSDSSPSPVRERSQILAAKHNWSSAGTQGRQSPKQIPRASDRFSPAKQSITSHSPLRERGQPQPPLGRGRQSPKSVPRVSERYSPAKPTGTSSSRSPVRERSHPSSDRSTLSARANQSPKVAMRPNERYSPSREVSTSFCRSPVRERSHTSSDRSTISTKGRQSPTSYLRPNERQSPNRHRSASSRSPAGERSRTSSDRSTVNIRGRQSPKAYPRSSERHSPAQKRKAAAASPSVSPPRERNPPSSGSWERYTPSDHGRQPQKAASRPSEKYSPTARDSDSSPSPIRDKGSLPMEKYDRSSAGSQGKHTTKNILRQSEKYSPTRRDSDSSPTPERRHSSPESYGRGSATARRRPSPKSISKTSERRSPNKQRAVSRSPVREKGHHSSDSQDRSTANPRGRQSPKTGFRPSETYSPTMRDSDSSASPVRDWHKTTTSLHGNEEKRVSSATRTSRSSRHHDSSPVRASTLSTATRGRSKSPQKQPAIRREDTPPRTKETQRYSPTSKCSSSSSSSASPTREMTKNSSEASRNRKSPLNVHTKSRGRYLADARDAESPSPSPERGKSLTPPTSKSQPIRRSPVDSPSSRRTSSRYSPVATGRDSFHPSSPARGEGRWKSADNDLDGRRERSPLRKYEVSHSRRQEDRSASPRRTRSTLSPATYRDKSPVKGQSRKPPCHSDEAYPDPPRSYSTAIRRERSPLPGVSESFSRRHAASSPSPDRERTRSPPVQYKPSNSSAIRRECSPPASGRRRETSPFKRSRRSRSFSQSPVRERNRASPRTHSYYSSSSSRRDSVPSKLSPSRRKPYESSPSRRARQPSPQRPRNRSRSPASPVYSRRKAESPIIRRERSSGNRNYSPSSYTRRGDRERRRDSPPPRVARRRSPSLSRSRSQSPIASRRQPMSPRGRSPANSHQRTTSSSRSSASKRSHSQSRNQTRPTQEQSRRSPERAVGKDAPSWRRNRSREQEASPKKPAEKLTTSAVQAARVGRPLERKSRSSSSSSSSSSSSSSSSSSSSSSSSSSSAGSPSPKRIALESGSTKPKVTQRSRSRSTPSQAESRKVQTSCSPTRSAAKRGDNRSRSRSRSLSREVQSTSKPHKVTAKQTAMSNLPEAKQLDSRSPRSTRQKSSPPLSPSPSRSHSRTPTRFRGQTTVPSPPAHGSSSRSTSKTPSVSQMVPHSHSRSPDKRASSSRSVTPRSGQVQRGLERGDQAKLHFTSPKKASKSETSCRPPSQNQNLGSRSPRDCSHSKSPERSENSKQRGSKISPSPKGQVPLNLSPSSGKIPPQTRSRSASRSRNVAHEKELESKDGTHKDDNQLTKTQRKRSESSSSSSSSSSSSSSSSSDSSTSKTSPQTTAVAIHRYEEGRKQRSSSSSSSDSSSSSSSSSSSSSSSSSSESEEPTVPPANESQKKSPRKPADSLRDSRSLSYSPPSHRKRPIPVIAPFRDQRSPSRSPSRKRRRDSSERRHMDRRQRSP comes from the exons ATGTACAATGGGATTGGACTGGCCACCCCGCGTGGTAGCGGGACAAATGGCTATGTCCAGCGCAACTTGTCATCTCTGCGTCCTAAACGCAGCCGCCAGGACACACGTGCCAGTGAGGACCTGGAGAAGCTGGAATCGCTGCTCATCCGTGCTCCCAACCGGGACATTCTGGAGCATGAGCGGAAGAGGAAGGTGGAATTGAAATGTGCAGAACTTCAGGACATGATGGAGGAGCAGGG GTACTCGCCTGAAGAGATTGAAGAGAAGGTTGCCACCTTCCGCCTCATGCTTCAGGAAAAGGAGGAACCACTGGTGGAAGAGCCAGCACCCGGAGAGAGACCAAC GGCAACTGAAACCCATCAGATGGcagcagccaaccaagtgaagaaTGATCGTCTGCGAGAGGCCTTCGGAATTGGGCAGGACTATGTGGATGGGAGCTCATTTGATCCTGCTCGCCGTGCACGGGAACGAGAGaaaagggaagaggagaagagcaAGCAGTATAG CATTATCCCAGAAGAGTCGGAGAGTTCTCCGTCACCCGAACGCTCCAAGAAAAAGAAGGGATCTGGAGAGAGGAAGGGCAAAGACAG CTCCGAGAGCTGCTCTCCGTCCCCCAGGAAGTCAAAAAAgacatccagaaaaaaaaagaaacaaag ATCAAGTTCTGAGCACAAGCACAAAAAGCACAG GTCTCGCAGCCAGAGTACCAAGAAACGATCAAaagatgagaaagagaaaaagaagag AGGACGCAGTGAGTCACCAGCATCATCCAAGCAGcacagaaggaggaagaggaggagcagCTCCTCCTCAAGtagttcctcctcctcctcatcctcttcctcctcttcttcttcctcgtcATCCTCTTCCCATCACAG CAAGTCTCCAGCAAGGTTAGAAGAAAAAAGAAGCCGGCAATCAGTTTCACCCCAGCGAGGCAGAAAGGCAAGGAACCATGAGAATGGTAGCCCTGCTGCTTCAGACAGCAGAGAG GCTTCTCCAGACAGGAGAGATCGCAGAGGCATCAAGGATAATGCAAAACATAAAACTGGGTCTCCCTCAATAagaagtggcagaaatgaaagaGGAGACCAAAAAGCTGGGTCTCCAAATCACAGGAGAGGCACCCCAGAGCGAGATTCAAGAGCATCCCGAGGTGGTTATTCTGAAAAGAGTTCACTGAGACATGATAGAGGCAGCTCACCAAAATACAGGAGAGGAAATtctacagagaaaagagaaagatcCCCTCGTAACAGAAGGGGCTCTCCAGTAAGGTCCAATCGTCGATCAGCAGAAAGGTCTACTCGAGGAGATAGGAGAGGGTCCCCAGAAAGGTCTGCGAGAAGGGCATCCCCTGAAAG GTCCACCCGGGGCGACAGGAGAGGCTCCCTGGAAAGGTCCACCCGGGGCGACAGGAGAGGCTCCCCAGAGAGATTCACCCGAGGCGACAGGAGAGGCTCCCCAGAGAGGTCCACTCGGGGCGACAGGAGGGGCACACCAGAGAGGTCCACTCGAGGCAACAGGAGGAGCTCCCCCCGGGGCGACAGGAGGGGCTCCCCGGAAAGGTCAACCCGGGGTGAAAGGAGGGGCTCACAGGAGAGAACATATAGAAGAGATCGAAGTGGTTCACGTGACAGTGATAGGAAAAGTTCTCCAGAAAAAACTCGCAGAGCAAACAGACAAGACTCACCTGGAAGATCTGACAGGATAAGCTCCCTAGACAGGTCCAACAGAGCAACAAGAAATGAAAAGAGGAGCTCAGCTGAACGGGAGAGAGGCGATAGGGTTTCGCCAGGGAAATCAGGGGTGAAAGAGAAACTGGGCATGCCTGATAGAGATGTGAAGAAATCATCTTTGGAAAGGACTGACAGAAAGTGTGGATATGATGGCTCTCCTCACTTATCAGACAAATGTTTGGATCAAGAGAAAAGACGATCTTCTGTTTCTTCTCCTTCACCGTCTCGATCACCTAAAACAAGTGACAGATCACCAGTTCACAATAAAATGGTAGATAATGCAAGTTCAGTTCTTGTTAAAGAGAAAGATGAACAAGTGGCACAGACTAACAGCCCTTCTGAAGAAGTTAGTTCCTATTCACTTCCAGAAATTTCAAGTACTGCTTCCAGAAACTCTGAACCATTGGAAGAGGGTGAGATTGGGGCAGATGAGGAGATGGAGCAAGAAGAGCCAACAAGCACTACAGCTGGAGTTGGAAAGCCTCTTGGTGCTACTCCAGACCTGAATGGTCACAAGCAAGAAAACCAGGAGAATGCTTGTCAGTCTGCAGCAGATGGTAAAGAAAATGGTGACACCTTCAGCAGTGTTTCCAAATGGAGTAATTCCAAGAGCCCAGAGGCCCAAAGCACTGTGAACACAGCAACTGAAATGGCAGCTGAACATGCTGCAGATGTAACGGTTGAAAATGGCAGCTTGGCACACATGCAGGATAGAGATTCAGAAAAAGTTGCTAAAGTGGAGGTGAACAGCACCAAGAAGAAAAGTGGCAGCTCATCCTCCAGCTCCAGTGGGAGCTCCTCAAGTTCCAGTGGCagttcctcctcttcctctgacTCTTCTAGTGAGAGCAGTAGTTCCTCATCAAACTCGTCCTCTGACGATGACTCCTCCTCTTCATCTGATTCTGAAGGTGACTCCtcatcatcctcttcctcctcctcctcctcttcatcctctgctacagagaagaaaaagaaggtagcaaagaaaaaaaacagtagtgATTCAGCTGGTGACAAAAAAGGTTTACTGCTTACATCTCCGGACCAAGCAGATGCATACAAAACAGTACAAAGAAAAGATGATGAGCAGAGCAAGGTAGTGCATCCCAATGTAGAACAGAATGTTAAAGCATCAGATGAGACTCTTGTTGATTCTACCTGTGTCCTGGCACAAAAATGGGAGGTGCCTCTACCTGCTGCAGTTGACCCAACACGGAGCAAAGAAGATGGTGTGGCCATTGGTACATCTCATGTCCAGACTGTTTCACAGTCAGTAAGAACTGATAAAGATCAGTGTTTAGTGAGTAAGAGTTCCCCATTAGATCCAGAGAGAATGAGTAAGATCTTACCAGCAGAGCTTGAGAAGACATTACCAAATGTGTCTAATTCTGTATCCCCAAAGCAAAAAGCTCCTTCTCCCACGAGTTCAGCATACTCCTCTGATGAAGAAACCAACTGCATACCGTTGGAGAGCATTGCTGGTGGACAAAGAGAGGGTGCTTCTAGACCGAGCACAAGATATTCTCCTTCAAGAAGATCAGATTCTTCATCATCTCCTCCAGCTGCAGACAGGAGTGAGTCTCTCACAAAAGATAGAAATGTGCTTGATACAAGATGGGATAGTTCAGCTAGTACTCATAAGGCTACATCTGCTTCCAGATCTGGTGAGCGATACTCCCCCACTCAGCACAgtaccacctcctcctcctcttcttctccatcTCCGTTGAGGGAAAGGAGCCAGGTTCCTTCAGACAACCATAGCAGAAGCTCACTTAGTAGCAGGGGGAAACAGTCCCCTAAAACGGTTCCAAGATCCAATGAAAAGTACTCTCCAACAATGAGGGAAGACAGTGATTCTTCACCCTCACCAGTGAGAGAGAGAAGCCAGATATTGGCAGCAAAACATAACTGGAGCAGTGCTGGAACACAAGGAAGGCAGTCTCCAAAGCAGATTCCAAGGGCAAGTGACAGGTTCTCACCAGCTAAGCAAAGCATTACCTCCCATTCTCCTTTGAGAGAGCGAGGCCAGCCGCAGCCGCCTTTGGGTCGTGGAAGGCAGTCTCCAAAGTCAGTCCCCAGAGTAAGTGAGAGGTACTCCCCAGCTAAGCCAACTGGCACATCTTCCTCTCGGTCTCCTGTTAGAGAGAGGAGCCATCCATCTTCAGACAGGAGCACATTGAGTGCTCGAGCAAACCAGTCCCCAAAGGTAGCCATGAGGCCAAATGAGCGGTATTCCCCAAGTAGGGAGGTGAGTACTTCCTTCTGCCGGTCACCTGTAAGGGAGCGAAGCCATACATCCTCAGACCGAAGTACAATTAGCACCAAAGGTAGACAGTCCCCTACATCATACTTAAGACCAAACGAAAGACAGTCGCCAAATAGACATAGGTCAGCTTCATCTCGGTCCCCAGCTGGAGAAAGAAGTCGCACATCTTCTGACAGGAGCACAGTGAATATTCGAGGGAGGCAGTCTCCAAAAGCATATCCAAGATCAAGTGAAAGGCACTCCCCAGCTCAAAAGAGAAAGGCTGCTGCTGCTTCTCCTTCTGTCTCTCCTCCCAGAGAGAGGAATCCGCCATCTTCAGGCAGCTGGGAAAGGTACACACCAAGTGATCATGGAAGGCAGCCCCAAAAAGCAGCCTCAAGACCTAGTGAAAAATATTCTCCAACTGCAAGGGACAGTGATTCCTCACCTTCTCCTATTAGAGATAAAGGCAGTCTCCCAATGGAGAAGTATGACAGGAGTAGTGCAGGGTCCCAAGGAAAGCATACCACAAAGAACATACTAAGGCAAAGTGAAAAGTACTCTCCAACTAGAAGAGACAGTGATTCGTCCCCTACTCCAGAAAGAAGGCATTCATCCCCAGAAAGCTATGGCAGAGGTTCTGCAACTGCCAGAAGAAGACCGTCCCCTAAAAGCATTAGCAAAACCAGTGAAAGACGATCACCAAATAAGCAAAGAGCTGTTTCACGGTCTCCTGTGAGAGAGAAGGGCCATCACTCTTCAGACAGCCAAGACAGAAGCACAGCAAATCCCAGAGGAAGGCAGTCTCCTAAAACAGGCTTTAGACCAAGTGAGACGTATTCACCAACAATGAGGGATAGTGATTCTTCTGCTTCACCAGTTCGAGACTGGCATAAAACAACTACCAGTTTGCATGGTAATGAGGAAAAAAGAGTCTCGTCTGCAACTCGAACTTCTCGCTCATCAAGACATCATGATTCCTCTCCTGTGAGAGCTTCCACTTTAAGCACAGCAACCAGAGGAAGGAGCAAATCGCCCCAGAAGCAGCCAGCCATCCGCAGGGAGGATACCCCACCGAGAACTAAGGAAACCCAGCGATACTCTCCTACGTCCAAGTGTAGtagctcctcttcctcctctgctTCTCCTACTAGAGAGATGACAAAGAACTCTTCTGAAGCATCGAGGAATAGAAAGTCACCCTTGAATGTACATACCAAGTCAAGAGGCCGTTACTTGGCTGACGCAAGGGATGCTGAATCTCCCTCACCGTCACCAGAACGTGGGAAAAGTCTAACGCCTCCAACTTCCAAATCGCAGCCCATCAGGAGATCTCCAGTTGACTCTCCTAGCTCTCGTAGAACCAGTAGTCGGTACTCTCCAGTAGCAACAGGAAGAGATTCTTTTCACCCATCTTCCCCTGCTCGAGGAGAAGGTCGATGGAAATCTGCAGATAATGATCTGGATGGAAGAAGGGAGAGATCACCTCTTCGAAAGTATGAAGTTTCTCATTCTAGGAGACAGGAGGATCGTTCCGCATCACCAAGAAGAACCAGATCAACACTATCTCCTGCAACATACCGGGACAAGTCACCtgtgaaagggcagagcaggaaaCCGCCATGCCACTCTGATGAGGCATACCCTGACCCACCCAGAAGCTACAGTACTGCAATTCGAAGAGAACGATCACCACTCCCGGGAGTGTCTGAATCCTTTTCCAGAAGGCATGCTGCTTCGTCTCCATCACCAGATAGAGAGAGGACTAGGTCTCCTCCAGTCCAGTACAAACCCAGCAACTCTTCTGCAATCAGGAGGGAATGTTCCCCCCCAGCAAGTGGAAGACGTAGGGAGACTTCACCATTTAAAAGAAGCAGGAGGTCACGGTCTTTCTCTCAGTCCCCTGTTAGGGAAAGGAATCGTGCCTCACCTAGGACTCATAGCTATTATTCATCTTCCTCCTCAAGGAGAGATTCAGTACCATCCAAGTTGTCACCATCTAGGCGGAAACCGTACGAGTCCTCACCCTCCAGAAGAGCCAGACAGCCTTCTCCACAGAGGCCACGCAATAGGAGCCGGTCTCCTGCTTCTCCAGTCTACTCCAGGAGGAAGGCAGAGTCCCCAATAATACGGAGGGAGAGAAGCAGTGGCAATCGGAACTACTCCCCTTCCTCATATACTCGGAGAGGTGACCGAGAAAGGAGGCGTGATTCACCTCCACCTAGAGTTGCACGCAGGAGGAGTCCTTCACTTTCGAGGTCTAGATCTCAGTCTCCAATTGCTTCAAGAAGGCAACCCATGTCACCCAGAGGCAGAAGCCCAGCCAACAG CCATCAAAGGACCACCTCCTCTTCAAGAAGCTCAGCTTCAAAGAGAAGCCACTCACAGTCTAGGAACCAGACCAGACCTACACAAGAACAGAGCAGAAGATCCCCCGAGAGGGCGGTTGGGAAAGATGCACCATCTTGGAGGCGGAACAGGAGCAGAGAGCAAGAGGCATCACCGAAGAAGCCTGCGGAAAAGTTAACCACCTCTGCCGTACAGGCAGCAAGAGTCGGACGACCCTTGGAGCGGAAGTCACGATCTTCATCGTcctcttcatcctcttcctcctcctcttcctcctcctcttcatcatCTTCTAGTTCGTCATCGTCATCATCTGCAGGTTCCCCTTCTCCAAAACGCATAGCTCTTGAAAGCGGGTCTACCAAACCAAAGGTTACCCAAAGAAGCAGGTCTAGATCTACACCTTCACAAGCAGAGAGCAGAAAGGTACAAACCTCCTGTTCTCCGACACGTTCTGCAGCCAAGAGAGGGGACAACAGATCTCGTTCCAGATCCAGAAGTTTGTCAAGGGAGGTACAGTCAACATCCAAGCCTCACAAAGTCACAGCCAAACAGACTGCTATGTCAAACTTGCCAGAGGCAAAACAGTTGGATTCTCGAAGTCCTAGGAGCACCAGGCAAAAGAGTAGTCCGCCCCTTTCTCCCTCACCCTCTAGATCACATTCAAGAACTCCCACCAGATTTAGAGGACAGACTACAGTACCCTCCCCTCCAGCACATGGCAGTTCATCTCGTTCTACATCAAAGACCCCCAGTGTTTCACAGATGGTACCACATAGCCACTCGCGATCACCTGATAAGAGAGCTTCCAGCTCCAGATCAGTCACTCCACGATCAGGCCAAGTTCAGCGGGGCTTAGAAAGAGGAGACCAGGCTAAGTTGCATTTCACATCCCCTAAAAAAGCCTCTAAAAGTGAGACAAGTTGTAGACCGCCCTCTCAGAACCAGAACTTGGGATCTAGATCTCCTAGAGACTGTAGCCATTCTAAATCACCTGagagaagtgaaaacagcaaacaGCGTGGTTCCAAGATTAGTCCAAGTCCCAAGGGCCAAGTACCTTTGAACTTGTCACCTAGCAGTGGAAAAATTCCACCACAGACCCGCTCTCGATCAGCATCACGTTCCAGGAATGTTGCGCATGAAAAGGAGCTTGAGTCAAAAGATGGGACGCACAAAGATGACAACCAGCTAACCAAGACCCAGAGGAAACGCAGCGAGTCGTCATCTTCGTCATcatcctcgtcctcctcctcatcctcctcaaGTTCCGattccagcaccagcaagaccAG CCCACAGACTACAGCGGTAGCCATCCATCGGTATGAAGAGGGACGTAAGCAGAGATCATCCTCGTCATCATCTTCAGATTCTTCTTCATCGtcatcctcatcctcctcctcgtCCTCTTCTTCCTCATCTTCTGAGAGCGAAGAACCCACCGTGCCTCCGGCTAATGAAAGCCAAAAAAA AAGCCCAAGGAAACCTGCAGATTCTTTACGAGATTCACGGTCTCTTAGCTACTCTCCACCTTCGCATCGAAAACGGCCTATACCCGTTATAGCACCGTTCAG AGATCAGAGGTCACCAAGCCGCTCTcccagcaggaagaggcggaGAGACTCCTCAGAACGCAGGCATATGGACAGGAGGCAGAG GTCTCCCTAA